One genomic window of Daphnia pulex isolate KAP4 chromosome 10, ASM2113471v1 includes the following:
- the LOC124203867 gene encoding glycoprotein 3-alpha-L-fucosyltransferase A-like, whose product MESAAWTEYMDTSPMANFFNWTVTYRWDSDMVRPYGYVKPIGNVPLHPSESQMKEYLPSWKVNYADGKTKMAAWFVTNCHSKSSRNEMVQELQKYVQVDVYGGCGTLSCPKKPGEDASSEECLAMAAKNYKFYMALENSLCLDYITEKFFGILHRPIVPIVYGVHDHYDQIAPTHSFINAAKFESMKQLADYLILLDKNDTLYNEYFWWKPHFEVRYTQKDINVGACHLCAALHNTTLSPKIYANMTDWWETQSYCVLSPLIS is encoded by the exons ATGGAGTCTGCTGCCTGGACGGAATACATGGACACAAGTCCGATGGCCAATTTCTTCAACTGGACCGTGACTTACCGATGGGACTCTGACATGGTTAGGCCTTACGGCTATGTCAAACCGATTGGAAATGTACCACTTCATCCAAGTGAGAGTCAAATGAAAGAGTATTTGCCCAGTTGGAAAGTGAATTACGCCGATGGCAAGACGAAAATGGCCGCTTGGTTCGTTACCAACTGCCACTCGAAAAGCAGTCGAAACGAAATGGTCCAGGAACTGCAAAAGTACGTGCAAGTGGACGTCTATGGCGGCTGTGGAACCTTGTCGTGTCCAAAGAAACCGGGAGAAGATGCTTCGAGTGAAGAGTGTCTGGCCATGGCGGCGAAAAACTACAAGTTTTACATGGCGCTGGAGAATTCGCTGTGTCTCGACTACATCACTGAAAA GTTTTTTGGGATTCTTCATCGCCCGATAGTCCCGATTGTTTACGGCGTTCACGACCACTACGATCAAATTGCACCGACGCATTCCTTCATCAACGCGGCAAAATTTGAATCTATGAAACAACTGGCCGATTACCTGATTCTACTCGACAAGAACGACACGCTGTACAACGAATATTTCTGGTGGAAACCTCATTTTGAGGTGCGCTACACTCAAAAGGACATCAACGTTGGCGCGTGTCATTTGTGCGCCGCTCTCCACAACACGACACTTTCGCCGAAAATCTACGCCAACATGACCGACTGGTGGGAAACTCAATCCTACTGCGTGCTGTCGCCTCTGATCTCCTGA